Proteins encoded by one window of Puntigrus tetrazona isolate hp1 chromosome 25, ASM1883169v1, whole genome shotgun sequence:
- the LOC122331283 gene encoding cadherin EGF LAG seven-pass G-type receptor 1-like has translation MELPVIWMCFGLLIRLPPFGCVDLHLSGSLQPGATLANVSVGPDWTYRIDRSLTDKSLRHFVKLGRRDGLLSVARKVDCARLPRNPVPLYLRIKSLLSDNFILLHFNTFVHGQNCFIKYKRKNLNPDAYMYLLTGYEACFSLDSLPINIYERLPVSMRNSQMFRGRCVEKDQRRVVSLTGANLCLPHKQRDTANLLCLMPNSLNSSLFVDVKLHLSREHTGRELDPWAKRQKRNANSAPQFQLPNYQVSVPENEPSGTRVITLKAFDADDGDAGVVEYDMEAIFDSRSNNLFQINPETGGITTLQPLDREVKDTHVFKVTATDRGTPKRSAIAYLTITVSDTNDHTPVFEQNEYRVSIRENVEVGFEVMTIRATDGDAPSNANMIYKIVNDNEVNAYFEIDPRNGLVKTRVRPDREVKSQYRLLVEANDQGREPGPRTATATVHIFIEDENDNYPQFSEKRYVVQVTENVAVNSQVVAVKATDKDAGNNAKVHYSIINGNIKKQFYIHSTTGVIDVISPLDYEMIREYTLRVKAQDGGRPPLINGTGMVVIQVLDVNDNAPMFVSTPFQASVLENVPVGYSVLHIQAIDADSGDNAHLEYKLTDTSPSFPFIINNNTGWITVSSELDRETTEFYNFGVEARDLGVPTMSSSASVSVTILDVNDNVPTFTQHLYNLKVNEDAVVGTNVLTVTAVDRDVNSVVTYQISTGNTRNRFAITSQSGGGLITLALPLDYKQERQYLLTITASDGTRHDTAQISINVTDANTHRPVFQSANYQVLVSEDRPVGSTVVVISATDEDTGENARITYVMEDNVPQFKIDPDTGAIVTQIEIDYEDQASYTLAIIARDNGIPQKSDTTYVEIIVLDANDNAPHFLRDIYQGTVFEDAPVYTSVLQVSASDRDSGSNGRLSYTFQGGDDGEGDFFIEPYSGIIRTARKLDRENVALYSLKAFAVDKGVPPLKAAVNIHVSVLDINDNAPVFEKDELYFYVEENSAVGSTLARVSATDPDEGTNAQILYQIVEGNIPEVFQLDIFSGDLIALTDLDFEAKMEYVIVVQATSAPLVSRATVHILLVDVNDNVPVLQDFEILFNNYITNKSSSFPTGVIGKVPARDPDVSDKLLYTFVEGNELNLLILNQDTGELKLSKDLDNNRPLEATMRVTVSGETHVITHYLACFTSPLFGQSITVRLENMSQERFLSPLLSLFTEGIAAVLSTSPDGVFVFNVQNDTDVSGSILNVTFSALLPGGAPGRYFPSEELQEQLYLNRTLLTLISTQRVLPFDDNICLREPCENYMKCVAVLKFDSTAPFVASNTVLFRPIHPMNGLRCRCPDGFTGDYCETEVDLCYSGPCQNNGKCRSREGGYTCECPQDFTGERCEVNARSGRCVPGVCKNGGRCVDLLVGGFLCQCPDGEYEKPYCEITTRSFPGQSFITFRGLRQRFHFTLSFTFATRERNALLLYNGRFNERHDFIAIEIIEEQIQLTFSAGETKTTVTPFVAGGVSDGQWHRVHLHYYNKPNIGRLGVPHGPSEEKVAVVAVDECDVAMALRFGGQIGNYSCAARGTQTGQKKSLDLTGPLLLGGVPNLPEDFPVQNRDFVGCIRNLTIDSKSIDMASFIANNGTLAGCAAKYDFCSQAVCQNGGVCVNRWNTHTCNCPLGYGGKNCEHAQTKDSESI, from the exons ATGGAATTGCCAGTGATATGGATGTGCTTTGGATTACTTATTcgtctcccaccgtttggatgCGTGGATTTGCATCTATCGGGGTCCCTCCAGCCTGGCGCGACTCTGGCAAATGTATCAGTCGGACCAGACTGGACTTACAGAATCGACAGGAGTCTGACAGATAAGTCTTTACGACACTTTGTGAAGCTCGGGAGACGTGATGGGTTGTTGTCAGTCGCGCGCAAAGTTGACTGCGCTCGTTTACCGAGAAATCCCGTGCCGTTGTATTTGCGGATTAAGTCACTGCTATCGGACAACTTCATACTGCTTCATTTCAACACGTTCGTGCATGGTCAGAACTGCTTCAtcaaatacaaaagaaaaaatcttaATCCAGATGCCTACATGTATCTTTTGACTGGGTATGAGGCGTGTTTTTCTTTGGACTCGTTACCCATAAACATTTACGAACGTTTGCCCGTTTCCATGCGGAATTCCCAAATGTTTCGCGGTAGGTGCGTGGAGAAAGACCAGCGGCGCGTTGTTTCCCTCACAGGCGCGAACCTCTGTTTACCTCACAAGCAGCGAGACACGGcaaatttgctttgtttgatgCCCAACTCACTAAATAGCTCTTTATTTGTAGATGTTAAGTTACACTTGAGCAGAGAACACACTGGCAGGGAATTAGACCCGTGGGCCAAACGTCAAAAAAGAAACGCGAACTCCGCTCCTCAGTTTCAGCTCCCAAACTATCAGGTGTCGGTGCCAGAGAACGAGCCCTCAGGAACGCGTGTCATAACCCTCAAAGCGTTTGACGCGGATGACGGAGACGCCGGTGTTGTCGAGTACGATATGGAAGCTATTTTTGACAGCCGCTCtaacaatttatttcaaattaaccCCGAGACTGGAGGTATAACCACTCTCCAACCTCTAGACAGGGAAGTTAAAGACACTCACGTGTTTAAAGTTACTGCCACCGATAGAGGAACCCCTAAAAGATCAGCTATCGCGTACCTCACTATAACAGTCAGTGATACTAACGACCACACGCCGGTTTTTGAGCAGAACGAGTATAGGGTTAGCATTCGAGAAAATGTTGAAGTGGGCTTTGAGGTGATGACTATTAGGGCTACAGATGGAGATGCACCTTCTAATGCCAATATGATTTATAAGATTGTGAATGATAATGAGGTGAACGCTTACTTCGAAATTGACCCAAGGAATGGGTTGGTCAAAACCAGAGTCAGACCAGACAGAGAAGTCAAATCCCAGTATAGGCTTCTCGTCGAAGCTAACGACCAGGGTCGAGAGCCCGGGCCACGTACAGCCACAGCCACGGTGCACATTTTTATAGAGGACGAGAATGATAACTACCCTCAGTTCAGTGAGAAGCGATATGTAGTTCAAGTTACTGAAAACGTAGCCGTGAACTCTCAAGTGGTTGCGGTGAAGGCTACGGATAAAGATGCCGGAAATAATGCGAAAGTGCATTACAGCATCATCAATGGGAATATAAAGAAACAGTTTTACATACACTCCACTACGGGGGTCATTGATGTTATCAGTCCTCTAGATTATGAGATGATAAGAGAGTACACACTCCGAGTGAAAGCTCAAGATGGAGGACGGCCGCCTCTTATTAATGGTACAGGTATGGTGGTAATCCAAGTGTTAGATGTTAACGATAACGCACCCATGTTTGTCAGCACTCCTTTTCAAGCCTCAGTGTTAGAAAATGTTCCTGTAGGTTACTCTGTGTTACACATCCAAGCTATCGATGCTGATTCGGGTGACAATGCTCATTTGGAGTACAAGCTGACCGATACATCACCTAGTTTTCCGTTCATTATCAATAACAACACCGGATGGATCACGGTTAGCTCTGAGCTGGACAGGGAGACTACAGAGTTTTACAATTTTGGCGTTGAGGCCAGAGACCTCGGGGTTCCTACAATGTCATCTTCAGCTAGTGTAAGTGTTACTATACTAGATGTAAATGACAATGTCCCAACCTTCACGCAGCACTTGTATAACCTAAAAGTCAATGAGGATGCAGTCGTAG GTACCAATGTACTTACAGTCACTGCTGTAGACAGGGATGTAAACAGCGTGGTCACATACCAAATATCGACTGGGAACACTCGGAACAGGTTTGCCATCACCAGTCAGAGTGGAGGGGGACTTATTACTTTAGCTCTACCTCTGGACTACAAGCAAGAACGGCAGTATCTCCTAACAATCACCGCCTCGGACGGTACTCGCCATGACACAGCTCAAATCTCCATTAATGTGACTGATGCCAACACCCATCGGCCAGTATTTCAAAGTGCCAACTACCAGGTTTTAGTGAGCGAGGACCGTCCCGTTGGCTCCACCGTCGTGGTCATCAGCGCCACCGATGAAGACACTGGCGAAAACGCCCGCATCACTTATGTAATGGAGGACAACGTGCCACAGTTCAAAATTGATCCTGACACTGGTGCCATCGTGACTCAAATTGAGATTGACTACGAAGATCAGGCCTCCTACACACTAGCCATTATTGCCCGAGACAACGGCATCCCCCAGAAATCAGACACAACCTACGTAGAGATCATCGTTCTTGATGCCAACGACAACGCACCCCACTTCCTCCGGGACATCTACCAGGGAACGGTGTTTGAGGATGCACCGGTATACACAAGTGTACTCCAGGTATCTGCTTCAGACAGAGACTCTGGCTCTAATGGTCGACTCAGCTACACTTTTCAGGGAGGAGATGATGGAGAGGGGGACTTTTTTATCGAGCCATATTCTGGGATCATCAGAACGGCCCGCAAGCTGGATCGGGAAAACGTTGCGTTGTATAGCCTCAAGGCGTTTGCGGTGGACAAAGGAGTGCCCCCTCTCAAGGCAGCTGTGAACATTCATGTGTCCGTGCTGGACATAAATGACAATGCCCCTGTGTTTGAAAAGGACGAATTGTACTTTTACGTGGAGGAAAACAGTGCAGTAGGATCCACTCTGGCCCGTGTAAGTGCCACAGACCCAGATGAAGGTACCAACGCCCAAATCCTGTACCAGATTGTAGAGGGCAATATTCCTGAAGTCTTCCAGCTCGACATCTTTAGCGGAGATCTAATCGCCCTTACTGACTTAGACTTTGAGGCCAAGATGGAGTATGTGATAGTGGTCCAGGCCACTTCGGCCCCACTTGTCAGCCGGGCCACTGTACACATCCTCCTAGTAGATGTCAACGACAACGTCCCAGTTCTACAGGATTTTGAGATCCTTTTCAACAACTACATCACCAATAAGTCCAGCAGCTTTCCCACAGGAGTTATCGGGAAGGTGCCTGCTCGTGATCCAGATGTGTCCGACAAGCTCCTCTACACGTTTGTTGAGGGGAATGAGCTCAACCTGCTGATTCTCAATCAAGACACTGGGGAGCTAAAGCTGAGCAAGGACTTGGATAACAACAGGCCGCTTGAGGCTACAATGAGGGTGACGGTTTCAGGTGAGACTCACGTGATAACACATTATTTAGCCTGTTTCACTAGTCCATTATTTGGCCAAAG CATCACGGTTCGTCTGGAGAACATGTCTCAAGAGCGTTTCCTTTCCCCTCTGCTGTCTCTCTTCACCGAAGGCATAGCAGCAGTCTTGTCCACCAGTCCTGACGGTGTCTTCGTCTTCAATGTCCAAAACGACACAGACGTTAGCGGCAGCATCCTCAACGTCACTTTCTCGGCTCTGCTCCCGGGTGGAGCTCCGGGACGTTATTTCCCGTCAGAGGAGCTTCAGGAACAGCTGTATCTGAACCGTACGTTGTTGACTCTGATCTCGACTCAGCGCGTCCTGCCCTTCGATGATAACATCTGTTTGCGGGAGCCCTGTGAGAACTACATGAAGTGCGTAGCTGTTCTGAAGTTTGACAGTACGGCTCCCTTTGTGGCGTCCAACACGGTTCTCTTCAGGCCCATACACCCCATGAATGGTTTACGCTGTCGATGTCCTGACGGTTTCACTGGAGACTACTGCGAGACGGAGGTGGACCTTTGTTACTCAGGTCCGTGTCAGAACAATGGGAAGTGCCGCAGCCGAGAGGGAGGATACACCTGTGAGTGCCCACAAGATTTTACAG GAGAGCGCTGTGAGGTGAATGCACGTTCAGGCCGGTGTGTTCCTGGTGTGTGTAAGAACGGAGGCAGGTGTGTGGACCTGCTGGTGGGAGGTTTTCTGTGTCAGTGTCCTGATGGCGAGTATGAGAAACCCTACTGTGAGATAACCACACGCAGCTTCCCGGGCCAGTCCTTCATCACCTTCAGAGGCCTGAGGCAGAGATTCCACTTCACCCTCTCCTTTAC gTTTGCTACAAGAGAGAGAAACGCCTTGCTCCTATATAACGGCAGGTTTAATGAAAGGCATGATTTCATTGCGATTGAAATTATTGAAGAGCAAATCCAGCTGACCTTCTCTGCTG gAGAAACTAAAACAACAGTGACTCCATTCGTAGCTGGTGGGGTTAGTGATGGACAGTGGCACAGAGTACATCTGCATTACTACAACAAG CCCAATATAGGGCGTCTTGGCGTCCCTCACGGCCCCTCTGAGGAAAAGGTTGCTGTGGTTGCTGTCGATGAGTGTGATGTGGCCATGGCTCTACGTTTCGGGGGACAGATCGGGAACTACAGCTGTGCAGCCCGTGGCACACAAACAGGCCAAAAGAA
- the LOC122331328 gene encoding transmembrane protein 60-like, producing MNMSLAQRVLLTWIFTLIFLIMLVLKLDGKILWNWFLIFLPVWTFDLILLLMLIVKMAGRCKPGFDPRNGAENLKKRVWYLMAMLLKLAFCLTLCAKLENVMNILVSSVCIPLWALLIGAMAELGYNVFHFRRD from the coding sequence ATGAACATGTCTCTTGCTCAGAGAGTCCTCCTGACATGGATCTTCACGCTTATATTCCTCATTATGCTGGTCCTGAAGTTGGACGGGAAGATATTATGGAACTGGTTCCTCATCTTCCTTCCTGTCTGGACCTTTGATCTTATTCTCCTCCTCATGCTCATTGTCAAAATGGCAGGCCGCTGCAAGCCAGGCTTCGACCCTCGCAACGGGGCGGAGAACTTGAAGAAGCGCGTGTGGTACCTCATGGCCATGCTGCTTAAACTGGCATTTTGTCTGACGCTCTGTGCCAAATTAGAGAACGTAATGAACATCTTGGTGAGCTCGGTTTGCATCCCTCTTTGGGCGCTGCTCATCGGAGCTATGGCCGAACTGGGCTACAACGTTTTCCACTTCAGAAGAGACTGA
- the LOC122331284 gene encoding fibroleukin-like, which translates to MFPVFCDMKSSGGGWTLIQYRFDGSTSFNRTWDEYKNGFGPLIGEFWLGNDKIHLLTKAKNMSLRIEIEDFEGIKEYAHYDHFYVANESQQYRLSIGGYSGTAGNAMQFSKKYDHDQKLFTTPDRDNDQYPSGNCGAYYSSGWWFDACMSANLNGKYYQSKYKGVRNGIFWGTWHNITMEYYPTNDRQSFKTVKMMIRPKNYAK; encoded by the coding sequence ATGTTTCCTGTTTTCTGTGACATGAAGTCTTCTGGCGGGGGCTGGACTTTGATACAGTATCGCTTTGATGGCAGCACAAGTTTCAATCGCACATGGGATGAATACAAAAACGGATTCGGTCCACTAATAGGAGAGTTTTGGCTCGGCAATGACAAAATTCACTTGTTGACAAAGGCGAAGAACATGTCATTGCGAATAGAAATCGAAGACTTCGAGGGTATCAAAGAATACGCTCATTATGACCACTTTTATGTGGCCAATGAAAGCCAACAATACCGCCTGTCCATTGGTGGTTACTCCGGTACAGCTGGTAATGCCATGCAGTTTAGTAAGAAGTACGATCACGACCAGAAGCTCTTCACCACTCCGGACAGAGACAATGACCAGTATCCCTCTGGAAACTGTGGGGCCTATTACAGCTCAGGCTGGTGGTTTGACGCATGCATGTCTGCAAACTTAAATGGGAAATATTATCAATCAAAGTACAAAGGGGTGCGCAATGGGATATTTTGGGGAACGTGGCACAACATTACAATGGAATATTACCCAACCAATGATAGACAGTCTTTTAAGACCGTTAAAATGATGATAAGACCTAAAAACTATGCAAAGTAG